In Pseudomonadales bacterium, the sequence TGCGCGCACGCCGCCGGCCAGCAGCGCGCGGGCCAGTGGCAGGGCCTGTTCGATTCGCTCCAGCGTGATCACCGGCATCACCGGCGCCAGCTTCAGTATCGCTTCGATCTCCATCGTGCAGCCCTCGGCAGTTCGTGGTGACAGCCTTGTGGCAGCAATCCTTATGCCGCTGTCGCGCGCCACTCGGCGAGCCAGGCTTCGCTGCGTTGCCACAGTTGCGCGGCGAGGTCGGCACGGTTGCTGAGCGCGGTGCCGGGCTTGGGCTGGCAGTCGACGAAGTAACCACCGGTCACGCTGGCCATTTCGGCGGCGGTGGCGAGGTAGATCGAGGTTTCTGCCCCCTTGCGCGCGGAGCGCAGGAACAGCCGCATCCAGCCCGGGTAGTCGGTGATGGCGGTGTCGACGCCGCCCGGGTGCAGGGCGTTGGCAGTGATGCCGTCGCGCTGGTGGCGGCGGGCAAACTCCCGGGTGCAGAGCAGCAGTCCGAGCTTGGAGCTGCCATAGGCGCGCACCTGTCGGTAACGCGCCGGATGGGGCCAGTCGTCGAAATCGGGGCGGCCAAAGCGGTGCATCATCGAGCTGACGTTGACCACCCGCGCCCTGCCACTGGCCCGCAGCAGCGGCAGCAGTTGCTGGGTCAGCGAGAACGGCGCAAGGTGGTTGACGGCGAAGTTGAGCTCGTGGCCATCGGCCGAGCGGGTGAACTGGGCAGGCATGACGCCGGCGTTGTTGATCAGCACGTCAAGGCGTGAGCAGCACTGAAAGATCTCGGTCACGGCGCGGTCGACCGAGGCCAGACTGGCCAGGTCGAGATCCACCAGATCGATCTGGCAGGCGGGCTGGGCGCTCAGCAGTTGCTGGCGGAGGGTCTCGGCCTTGGATCGGTTGCGACAGGCCAGAATCAGCCGTCGGTCGGGCGTGGCCAGGGCGCGGGCGGTCTCCAGTCCGATGCCGCTGGTGGCGCCGGTGAGCAGAACGGTGAAAGCGGCCATGCAATCCCTCCTGGATCAGATTGGTGCACTTTTTTGATGGTGACCGATCGCTGGCGTGGCGTCCAGCACCCTGCCGGCATGCCGGTCCGGGTGGCGAAAGAGTCGGCTAAACCACCACCCGGCGCGCGCGGCCCTCGTCGTCGAGGGCCACCAGGACGAACTCCCCTTCGGTGATCTTGTAGGGTTCCGGGTCGGCGGGCAGGCAGGTCCAGACCTCCACCAGAATGCGCATCGAACTGCGGCCGATTTCGAGGATCTCGGTGTGACAGTTGACGCTGGCGCCAATCGCGATCGGCCGCATGAAGGCGAGCTCTTCGATGGCGACCGTCACCACCCGTCCCTTGGCCAGGTTGGCGGCGGTGATTTCGGCCGCGAGGTCCATCTGCGACACCAGCCAGCCGGCCGAGATGTCGCCATGGGCATTGGTGTCGCGCGGCAGGGCAACGGTCTTGAGTGCCAGTTCACCGCCGGGCTGCGGCGGCAGTTCATCTTCGGTCATCGGTGGGAGGACTGTTATTGTTGTGGGCAGGGGGCGATCCGGCGGCATTATAGGCATTCCAGGCTGCGTTGGTGACAATTGCAACCGTGACGGCTTTTGCTACCGTGTTCGGCCCGTGACGCGAGCCATGCCAAGGTGTCTGCCATGTTGACCATTCTCTCCCCGGCCAAGAACCTCGATTTCGAGACGATACCCTGCACCCGCCATGCCAGTCAGCCGGAGTTCGTCGAAGCCAGCAGCGAACTGGTCGGGCTGCTGCGGCCGATGACGGCGCAGCAGTTGGGCGAATTGATGCAGATCAGCCCCAGGCTGGCCGAGCTGAACCAGCGTCGCTATCAGCAGTGGCAGCCCCGCTTCGAAGCGGGACCCTGCAAGCAGGCGCTGCTCGCCTTTGCCGGCGAGGTCTATGTCGGGCTGGAGGCCGCCAGCCTGAGCGAGGCCGATCTGCTCCATGCCCAGCAGCATCTGCGCATCCTCTCCGGCCTCTACGGACTGCTGCGCCCGCTCGATCTGATCCATCCCTATCGGCTGGAGATGGGCACCCCGCTCGCCAATCCCCATGGCCGCGACCTCTATCACTTCTGGGGTGATCGGATCACCGACGCCCTCAACCGGCAACTGGGGGGCAGTGGCGTACTGATCAATCTGGCGTCGCAGGAGTACTTCAAGGCGGTGCAGCCGAAGCGGCTCGCTGGCCGGTTGATCACGCCCCAGTTCAAGGATTACAAAGGTGGCACCTACCGCACCATCGGCCTGCTGGCCAAGCGGGCGCGCGGTGCGATGGCGCGCGCGATCATCCTCAACCGCTGGGAGAGGCCCGACGCGCTCAAGACGTTCGACTGGCAGGGCTACCGCTTCAACGCCGAGCTCTCATCCGCCGCTGAGTGGGTGTTCAGCCGCCGGCAGGCGTGAGCGGAACGGCCCGCGGATCGCACGGCCCACAGGGAGGAGCACGACGATGGCAACCTGGGACTGCGATCCGGTCACTGCCGACGAGGCCGACACGCTGGATGCGCTGTTTCGCGCGCGCGTGCGGCGCACGCCCACGGCAGTGGCCTACCGCGCCTACGACCGGCAGCGTCAAGGCTGGCGTGATTACCGTTGGAGAGAGATCGGGCAGGCGGTGCAACAGTGGCAGCAGGCGCTGCGGCGGGAGCCTCTTCAAGCGGGTGACCGCGTCGCCATCGCCCTGCCCAACTCTCCGCAGTGGGTCATCTTCGATCAGGCTGCGCTGGGGCTGGGATTGGTGGTGGTGCCGCTCTATGTCGACGACCGTCCCAACAACACCGCCTACATCCTGGAGGATTGCGGGGCGCGCCTGCTTCTGCTGGTCGACGAGACCCACTGGCTGACGCTGGCCGGGGCGCTCGCCGGGATCCCGACACTGGAGCGCATCCTGCTGCTGGAGGATGATGCGGCCTGCAGGTTCGACGATCCTCGGCTGCGCAGCGTGGCCGGCTGGTTGCCGACGCCCGGCGCAGAGCAGCCGCCACTGCCGCCGGTCGAGCCACGACAGTTGGCGACGCTGATCTACACCTCCGGCACCACCGGACGCCCCAAGGGGGTGATGCTGAGCCATGCCAACATTCTGGCCAATGTCCATGGCATTCTGAGCCGGATCGAGGTCTACCGGCAGGATCTGCTGCTCTCCTTTCTGCCGCTCGCCCATGCGCTGGAACGGACCGCCGGCTACTATGTGCCGATGGCGGCCGGTGCCACCGTGGCCCATGGCCGTGGCATTCAGCTTCTGGCGCGCGATCTGTCACGGCAGCGGCCGACGGCGCTGATCTGCGTGCCCCGCGTCTACGAAACCCTCCATGGCCGACTCAGCCGGCAACTGATGCAGCGCGGAGCGCTGCTCGCGTGGCTGTTCCGCTGGGCGGTCGCGGTGGGCTGGCACCGCTTTCAGTACCGGCAGCGGCGGGCAGGCTGGCATCCCCGATTGCTGCTCTGGCCGCTGCTGCAGCCGCTGGTCGCCCGGCCGCTGCAACAGCGCCTGGGTGGACGGCTGCGGCTGGCGGTCAGTGGCGGCGCCGCGCTGCAACCCGAGGTGGCGCGGCGCTTCATCGGCCTGGGCATTCCGATCGTGCAGGGCTATGGCCTGACCGAGGCCAGCCCGGTGGTCAGTTGCAACACCCTGCACGACAACGATCCCGCCAGCGTCGGACGGCCGCTGCCCGGCGTGGCGCTGCACATCGGCGAGCAGGGTGAGGTGCTGGTGCGCGGTCCCAATGTGATGCTGGGCTACTGGCACGGCCGCGCCGACGACCCGGCGATCGATGCGCAGGGCTGGCTGCACACGGCGGATCAGGGCTGGCTGGAGGATGGACGGCTCCATCTTCGCGGTCGGCTGAAGGAGACCATCGTGCTCTGCAATGGCGAGAAGATCCCGCCGGACGACCTGGAGATGGCGATTCGGCTCGACCCGCTGTTCAGTCAGGTGATGCTGGCCGGCAGCGGTCAGCCCCGGCTGGTGGCGCTGGTGGTGCTGGAGCCGGAACTCTGGCGGGAACAGGCCATCCAGTGGGGTGTGGAGCCCGACGATGCAGCGCTGAACGATCCGGTGGTGAAGCAGCTGCTGCTGGCACGCATGAATGGACTGCTGAAGGAGTTTCCGGCCTATGCCACCCTCGGCCGGGCCCACTTCAGCCTGACCCCCTGGCGGGTCGCCGATGGCCTGCTGACGCCGACGCTGAAGCTGAAACGGCCGCAACTGCTCGAACGGTTCGCCAGGCAGCTGCGGCAGCTTCAGCAGGGGTCATGAACGGACGGGCCGACCCCGCACCGGCACTCAGAACAGCGCGCGGGCGCGCAGCGTGGCCGGAATCTCCTGCAGCCGCTTCAGCGCCAGCTCGCTGTATTCGGCATCGACATCGATCACCACATAGCCGGTGCGGTCGTTGGTTTGCAGGTACTGGGCGCTGATGTTGATGCCGCTGTCGGAAAAGACCCGGTTGATCGCGCTCATCACCCCGGGTTCGTTGCGATGGATGTGCAGCAGCCGATGCTTGCCGGGATGGGCCGGCAGCGCCACCTCGGGAAAGTTGACCGACGAGGTGGTGGTGCCGTTGTCGCTGTATTTGATCAGCTTTTCGGCCACCTCGACCCCGATGTTGGCCTGCGCCTCGATGGTGCTGCCGCCGATGTGGGGGGTGAGAATGACATTGTCGAACGCCTGCAGCGGCGAGACGAACGGGGTGTCATTGCCCTTGGGCTCGACCGGAAAGACATCGATGGCGGCCCCCAGCAGCCGCTTGTCGGCCAGGGCCTGCGCCAGCGCGTCGATGTCGACCACCGTGCCGCGCGAGGCGTTGATCAGCACGCCGGTCGGCTTCATCGCCGCCAGCTCGGCGCTGCCGATCATGTTGCGGGTCGCCGCGGTTTCCGGCACATGCAGCGTCACCACATCCGATGTCGCCAGCAGTTCATGCAGGTCGTGCAGCTGAACGGCATTGCCGATCGAGAGCTTGTTGACCACGTCGTAAAAACGGACCTTCATGCCGAGAGACTCGGCCATGACACCGAGCTGGGTGCCGATGTTGCCATAGCCGATGATGCCGAGCTGCTTGCCGCGAATCT encodes:
- a CDS encoding SDR family oxidoreductase, whose translation is MAAFTVLLTGATSGIGLETARALATPDRRLILACRNRSKAETLRQQLLSAQPACQIDLVDLDLASLASVDRAVTEIFQCCSRLDVLINNAGVMPAQFTRSADGHELNFAVNHLAPFSLTQQLLPLLRASGRARVVNVSSMMHRFGRPDFDDWPHPARYRQVRAYGSSKLGLLLCTREFARRHQRDGITANALHPGGVDTAITDYPGWMRLFLRSARKGAETSIYLATAAEMASVTGGYFVDCQPKPGTALSNRADLAAQLWQRSEAWLAEWRATAA
- the yaaA gene encoding peroxide stress protein YaaA, which produces MLTILSPAKNLDFETIPCTRHASQPEFVEASSELVGLLRPMTAQQLGELMQISPRLAELNQRRYQQWQPRFEAGPCKQALLAFAGEVYVGLEAASLSEADLLHAQQHLRILSGLYGLLRPLDLIHPYRLEMGTPLANPHGRDLYHFWGDRITDALNRQLGGSGVLINLASQEYFKAVQPKRLAGRLITPQFKDYKGGTYRTIGLLAKRARGAMARAIILNRWERPDALKTFDWQGYRFNAELSSAAEWVFSRRQA
- the serA gene encoding phosphoglycerate dehydrogenase codes for the protein MTRLSLDKDRIKILLLEGIHPSAVQTLRQAGYSNIEALPTALEGEELKARIRDVHFIGIRSRTRLNAEVLEAAQRLVAIGCFCIGTNQVDLNQALLQAIPVFNAPFSNTRSVAELVLAEAILLLRGIPEKNALAHRGGWLKSASNAYEIRGKQLGIIGYGNIGTQLGVMAESLGMKVRFYDVVNKLSIGNAVQLHDLHELLATSDVVTLHVPETAATRNMIGSAELAAMKPTGVLINASRGTVVDIDALAQALADKRLLGAAIDVFPVEPKGNDTPFVSPLQAFDNVILTPHIGGSTIEAQANIGVEVAEKLIKYSDNGTTTSSVNFPEVALPAHPGKHRLLHIHRNEPGVMSAINRVFSDSGINISAQYLQTNDRTGYVVIDVDAEYSELALKRLQEIPATLRARALF
- a CDS encoding acyl-CoA thioesterase — translated: MTEDELPPQPGGELALKTVALPRDTNAHGDISAGWLVSQMDLAAEITAANLAKGRVVTVAIEELAFMRPIAIGASVNCHTEILEIGRSSMRILVEVWTCLPADPEPYKITEGEFVLVALDDEGRARRVVV
- a CDS encoding long-chain fatty acid--CoA ligase — encoded protein: MATWDCDPVTADEADTLDALFRARVRRTPTAVAYRAYDRQRQGWRDYRWREIGQAVQQWQQALRREPLQAGDRVAIALPNSPQWVIFDQAALGLGLVVVPLYVDDRPNNTAYILEDCGARLLLLVDETHWLTLAGALAGIPTLERILLLEDDAACRFDDPRLRSVAGWLPTPGAEQPPLPPVEPRQLATLIYTSGTTGRPKGVMLSHANILANVHGILSRIEVYRQDLLLSFLPLAHALERTAGYYVPMAAGATVAHGRGIQLLARDLSRQRPTALICVPRVYETLHGRLSRQLMQRGALLAWLFRWAVAVGWHRFQYRQRRAGWHPRLLLWPLLQPLVARPLQQRLGGRLRLAVSGGAALQPEVARRFIGLGIPIVQGYGLTEASPVVSCNTLHDNDPASVGRPLPGVALHIGEQGEVLVRGPNVMLGYWHGRADDPAIDAQGWLHTADQGWLEDGRLHLRGRLKETIVLCNGEKIPPDDLEMAIRLDPLFSQVMLAGSGQPRLVALVVLEPELWREQAIQWGVEPDDAALNDPVVKQLLLARMNGLLKEFPAYATLGRAHFSLTPWRVADGLLTPTLKLKRPQLLERFARQLRQLQQGS